A single Curtobacterium sp. MCJR17_020 DNA region contains:
- a CDS encoding acyl-CoA dehydrogenase family protein — protein sequence MTTTTLPTPTSLLERFAPVFERIAAGAVEREQSRSLPHEPVRWLADSGFTAVTVPTSSGGAGASATDLFALLIRLAEADSNIPQLLRAHFAFVEELLLEPDVVRRDEWFTRIAAGEVFGNASHERSTAAVGSLSTHIVPDGDGWRLHGEKHYSTGTIFADWTTVSARTPDGHTVGVTVRVDDPGVEVRDDWNGFGQRLTGSGTTRFDGVRVELWQLRPERAERRTVLPAFLQTVLLASLAGVGAAAARDAASFVRSRTRHYQHGVGATAATDPLVQSVVGRIASDAIAAEALVLDAAAAIDAAHGAIESGDDGADALIDAAELRTIALQGVVVEIVLRAATTLFEVGGASATDRDRSLDRHWRNARTLSSHNPVVFQQRVIGDHLVNGSPLTYFWATGETG from the coding sequence ATGACCACCACGACACTGCCCACCCCCACCTCTCTGCTGGAGCGCTTCGCGCCGGTGTTCGAGCGGATCGCGGCCGGGGCGGTGGAGCGCGAGCAGAGCCGTTCCCTGCCGCACGAACCGGTCAGGTGGCTGGCGGATTCGGGCTTCACAGCCGTGACGGTGCCGACGTCCTCCGGCGGTGCGGGTGCGTCGGCGACCGACCTCTTCGCGCTGCTCATCCGTCTCGCGGAGGCCGACTCGAACATCCCGCAGCTCCTCCGCGCGCACTTCGCGTTCGTCGAGGAACTGCTGCTCGAACCCGACGTCGTCCGCCGCGACGAGTGGTTCACCCGTATCGCCGCGGGCGAGGTCTTCGGCAACGCCAGCCACGAGCGCTCGACCGCCGCGGTCGGATCCCTGTCGACGCACATCGTGCCCGACGGCGACGGCTGGCGCCTGCACGGTGAGAAGCACTACAGCACCGGCACGATCTTCGCCGACTGGACGACCGTCTCCGCGCGCACACCGGACGGGCACACCGTCGGGGTCACCGTGCGGGTCGACGACCCCGGTGTGGAGGTCCGCGACGACTGGAACGGCTTCGGGCAGCGGCTGACCGGCAGCGGCACGACGAGGTTCGACGGCGTCCGCGTGGAGCTCTGGCAACTCCGACCCGAGCGTGCGGAGCGGCGAACCGTGCTGCCGGCGTTCCTGCAGACCGTGCTGCTGGCGTCGCTCGCCGGGGTCGGCGCCGCGGCCGCCCGCGACGCCGCATCGTTCGTACGGTCACGGACCCGGCACTACCAGCACGGAGTCGGGGCGACCGCGGCCACGGACCCGCTCGTGCAGTCCGTCGTCGGCCGCATCGCATCGGACGCGATCGCCGCCGAGGCCCTCGTCCTGGACGCCGCCGCGGCCATCGACGCTGCGCACGGCGCGATCGAGTCCGGTGATGACGGAGCCGACGCGCTGATCGATGCAGCCGAACTCCGGACGATCGCCCTCCAGGGAGTGGTGGTCGAGATCGTGCTCCGGGCGGCGACCACGCTCTTCGAGGTCGGCGGGGCCAGCGCCACCGACCGTGACCGTTCCCTCGACCGGCACTGGCGGAACGCGCGGACCCTGTCGTCGCACAACCCGGTGGTGTTCCAGCAACGGGTGATCGGCGACCACCTGGTCAACGGCTCCCCGCTGACCTACTTCTGGGCCACGGGTGAGACAGGGTGA
- a CDS encoding ABC transporter ATP-binding protein, producing the protein MTTASQLTSATASVPFRGGDDPVVDVRGLSVAFGGRTVVQDVSFTLEAGRCVAIVGESGSGKSVTARSLLGLNGPTSTTTASTLSLCGRDLRDLSDASWRKVRGKEAGYVLQDALVSLDPLRKVGASVADALRVHGVGPRAERERQVLSLLERVGIPSPSLRARQLPSELSGGLRQRALIAAAIALDPAVLIADEPTTALDTTVQAQILALLDELRAGGTGLVLISHDLGVVERLADDVVVMQHGVVVEQGPVGAVLGDPQDPYTKRLLSAIPAAHAPGTRLSDAPRATLAPRPASRPVPVAGSVVLSVSHVSKRYRGPDRVVRTVVDDVSFDLRAGETLGIVGESGSGKSTTAAIALALTPPSSGSVTLEGRPWSALSERARRGDRPRIATVSQDPLSSFDPRRSVGELIRSALTGARAARGTPEDGRSDTARTEELLTGVGLDPSIARRHPSTLSGGQRQRVAIARALATDPDVLVLDEAVSALDVSVQAQVLDLLADIRQEYGTAALFISHDLGVIHHVSDRVLVLRDGRVVEEGTADQVFRSPRDPYTQGLLDAIPGVSAHRNLQEES; encoded by the coding sequence GTGACCACCGCATCGCAGCTCACGTCCGCCACGGCGTCCGTCCCGTTCCGTGGTGGCGACGATCCCGTCGTCGACGTCCGGGGTCTCTCCGTCGCCTTCGGCGGCCGCACCGTCGTGCAGGACGTCTCCTTCACGCTCGAGGCCGGACGCTGCGTGGCGATCGTCGGTGAGTCCGGCTCCGGCAAGAGCGTCACGGCCCGGTCGCTGCTCGGGCTGAACGGTCCGACGTCGACGACCACGGCCTCGACGCTGTCGCTCTGCGGACGCGACCTGCGCGACCTGTCCGACGCCTCGTGGCGGAAGGTGCGCGGGAAGGAGGCCGGGTACGTGCTGCAGGACGCCCTCGTCTCGCTCGATCCGCTCCGGAAGGTCGGGGCGTCCGTCGCCGACGCGCTCCGGGTGCACGGCGTCGGACCGCGGGCGGAGCGCGAACGGCAGGTGCTCTCGCTGCTCGAGCGCGTCGGGATCCCGTCGCCGTCGTTGCGTGCGCGGCAGCTGCCGTCGGAACTGTCCGGCGGGCTCCGGCAGCGCGCGCTCATCGCCGCGGCGATCGCCCTCGATCCCGCGGTGCTCATCGCCGACGAGCCGACGACGGCGCTCGACACCACCGTGCAGGCGCAGATCCTCGCGCTCCTCGACGAGCTCCGTGCAGGCGGGACCGGGCTCGTGCTCATCAGCCACGACCTCGGCGTCGTCGAACGGCTCGCGGACGACGTCGTGGTGATGCAGCACGGTGTCGTCGTCGAGCAGGGGCCGGTCGGCGCCGTCCTCGGCGACCCGCAGGACCCGTACACGAAGCGGCTGCTCTCGGCGATCCCCGCAGCGCACGCGCCGGGCACACGGTTGTCGGACGCTCCCCGTGCCACCCTCGCGCCACGGCCGGCCTCGCGGCCGGTGCCCGTCGCCGGATCGGTGGTGCTCTCCGTCTCGCACGTCAGCAAGCGCTACCGCGGCCCCGACCGGGTCGTCCGGACCGTGGTCGACGACGTGTCGTTCGACCTGCGCGCAGGGGAGACGCTCGGGATCGTGGGGGAGTCCGGCTCCGGGAAGTCCACGACGGCTGCCATCGCCCTCGCGCTGACCCCGCCGTCCTCGGGCTCCGTCACGTTGGAGGGACGGCCCTGGTCGGCACTGTCGGAGCGTGCTCGTCGCGGTGATCGACCGCGGATCGCAACGGTGTCGCAGGACCCCCTGTCGTCGTTCGACCCGCGCCGCAGCGTGGGTGAGCTGATCCGTTCGGCGCTCACCGGGGCGCGTGCCGCCCGTGGAACACCCGAGGACGGTCGTTCCGACACCGCTCGCACGGAGGAGCTGCTCACCGGCGTCGGACTCGACCCGTCCATCGCCCGCCGGCACCCGTCGACGCTGTCCGGCGGGCAGCGACAGCGCGTCGCCATCGCCCGCGCGCTGGCCACCGATCCAGACGTGCTCGTCCTCGACGAGGCCGTCAGCGCGCTCGACGTGTCCGTCCAGGCGCAGGTGCTCGACCTGCTCGCCGACATCCGACAGGAGTACGGAACCGCTGCGCTCTTCATCTCGCACGACCTCGGTGTGATCCACCACGTCAGCGATCGCGTGCTCGTGCTGCGCGACGGTCGTGTCGTCGAGGAGGGAACGGCCGACCAGGTGTTCCGCTCGCCGCGCGACCCGTACACGCAGGGGCTGCTCGACGCGATCCCGGGCGTCAGCGCCCACCGGAACCTCCAGGAGGAATCATGA
- a CDS encoding ABC transporter permease, which yields MTTAAIAPSEPRALQPDPAPAEAGVRTVRRASHPLRRVSFWVAAAFIALVATAALWPSLLAPQDPLAIDLGKSFDAPSAQHVFGTDQSGRDVYSRVVHGAGQSVLIGVGATALGLAGAVLLGVLGGLGGRAVDAVVTRVIEVLYAFPGILLALILIAVFGSSAGTQILAVGIATIPGYARMVRGQVLAVRGAAYVQAEHALGHSSAHVLFRTLLPNAFRPLTVLVTLGIGQAIVWASALGFLGMGVQPPAPEWGAMLNAGRNYLQQAWWLDFWPGVVIVLLALSLTAVGRALQTLTQPGGPR from the coding sequence ATGACCACCGCAGCGATCGCACCCAGCGAACCCCGTGCCCTGCAACCAGACCCGGCACCGGCCGAGGCCGGTGTCCGCACGGTGCGTCGAGCCTCCCATCCGTTGCGCCGCGTCTCGTTCTGGGTGGCCGCCGCCTTCATCGCGCTCGTCGCGACGGCGGCCCTCTGGCCGTCCCTGCTCGCACCACAGGACCCGCTCGCCATCGACCTGGGCAAGAGCTTCGACGCACCCAGTGCGCAGCACGTCTTCGGGACCGACCAGTCCGGCCGGGACGTCTACTCGCGTGTCGTGCACGGAGCCGGCCAGTCGGTCCTGATCGGGGTCGGCGCGACCGCGCTCGGCCTCGCCGGGGCCGTCCTCCTCGGTGTCCTCGGCGGACTCGGCGGCCGAGCGGTCGACGCCGTGGTGACGCGTGTCATCGAGGTGCTCTACGCGTTCCCGGGCATCCTGCTCGCGCTCATCCTGATCGCCGTCTTCGGGTCGAGCGCCGGGACACAGATCCTGGCCGTCGGCATCGCGACGATCCCGGGGTACGCCCGGATGGTGCGTGGGCAGGTGCTCGCGGTCCGCGGGGCCGCGTACGTGCAGGCCGAACACGCGCTCGGGCACTCCTCGGCGCACGTGCTGTTCCGGACGCTGCTGCCCAACGCCTTCCGGCCGCTCACCGTGCTCGTCACGCTCGGCATCGGGCAGGCGATCGTCTGGGCGTCCGCGCTCGGGTTCCTCGGCATGGGCGTGCAGCCGCCCGCCCCGGAGTGGGGCGCGATGCTCAACGCCGGCCGGAACTACCTGCAGCAGGCGTGGTGGCTCGACTTCTGGCCGGGCGTCGTGATCGTCCTGCTCGCGCTGTCGCTGACCGCCGTCGGTCGCGCCCTGCAGACCCTGACCCAGCCTGGAGGCCCCCGGTGA
- a CDS encoding ABC transporter permease — translation MVVRVTRRLVEAVVLLLAVGTIVFFLEHAVPGDPAVAILGGAAAHPTKEAVAAVTEQYGFDRPLIVQYGDFLGGLFRLDFGESYTLKQSVTTVIAGQIGPTLALTVSALVIAWLLSIASTLLTAGRPGIVGRLGSVLETVAAGLPQFWLGLVLLLVFAVQLHWFPVIGSGVLGIVLPALTLAIPLAGFLGQVTRDEFEDKQQQPFVLSARSRGLSDRAIRGKYVLRHAALPGVTLSGWGLGSLVSGAVIAEVVFARQGIGQVLVTAVSAQDLPLVIGITFVVALVYVVANILTDIAYVLVDPRLRHTSGAAA, via the coding sequence ATGGTCGTCCGAGTCACACGGCGCCTCGTCGAGGCGGTGGTCCTGCTCCTCGCCGTCGGCACCATCGTGTTCTTCCTCGAACACGCGGTGCCCGGTGACCCGGCGGTCGCGATCCTCGGTGGTGCCGCTGCTCACCCCACGAAGGAAGCCGTCGCCGCCGTCACGGAGCAGTACGGTTTCGACCGGCCGCTCATCGTGCAGTACGGGGACTTCCTCGGCGGGCTGTTCCGGCTCGACTTCGGGGAGTCCTACACACTGAAGCAGTCCGTCACGACCGTCATCGCGGGCCAGATCGGCCCGACCCTGGCGCTGACGGTGTCCGCGCTCGTCATCGCATGGTTGCTCTCCATCGCCTCGACGCTCCTCACTGCCGGACGTCCCGGAATCGTCGGACGCCTCGGCTCGGTGCTCGAGACGGTCGCGGCCGGACTCCCGCAGTTCTGGCTCGGCCTCGTGCTGCTGCTCGTCTTCGCGGTCCAGCTGCACTGGTTCCCGGTCATCGGGTCGGGCGTGCTCGGCATCGTCCTGCCGGCGCTGACCCTGGCCATCCCGCTCGCCGGGTTCCTCGGGCAGGTCACCCGCGACGAGTTCGAGGACAAGCAGCAGCAGCCGTTCGTCCTCTCCGCCCGCAGCCGTGGTCTGTCCGACCGTGCGATCCGCGGGAAGTACGTACTCCGGCACGCGGCGCTCCCCGGAGTCACGCTGTCCGGCTGGGGGCTCGGATCGTTGGTCTCGGGAGCCGTCATCGCCGAGGTCGTCTTCGCCCGCCAGGGCATCGGGCAGGTCCTGGTCACGGCCGTGAGCGCGCAGGACCTGCCGCTCGTCATCGGCATCACCTTCGTCGTGGCACTCGTCTACGTCGTGGCGAACATCCTGACCGACATCGCGTACGTCCTGGTGGACCCGAGACTGCGCCACACGAGCGGAGCCGCAGCATGA
- a CDS encoding ABC transporter substrate-binding protein, with the protein MVRLSLRPFVVAASVVAVVTLLVGCADGSTGAGRDQGPVRGGTLVYATDREPTCLDPHNSGDMPQTYIARQYLDSLVSLQEDGSVQPWLASSWTISDDGKQYDFTLKQGVRFTDGTPFDAQAVVDNFTQILDPATQSSTDLLYLTGYFDKATAISDHVVRVSLKRPYSPLLAALSQAFFGMESPKAMARGLAANCESPVGTGPFEVTKWNHERDVELVRNDTYNSAPDDAEHQGPAYLDGITWKFLKDNTTRYGALSSGEADVIFNVPPESEGLAKSDPSIELQSFVHSGSPFSLDINTQSAVFSDIRVRKAFVHASDAKEAVESAYNGVFPYEGNNVSSGTPHYDAAHHEPFPYDPAAAKELLDDAGWNGRDADGYRTKDGRTLTVKLPYNADSAETPPADVTILQDIQAMEKRVGIKVVLQALDSSSMNAVWGDPKAYDLLGNYWNSPTPHVMYIKYSKATYDVDNGQNSAFAYDDELDRLLIEGTATTDPAKQATAYSKAQALLSSKAWSLPLYPIQTRLGISERVSGVWIEPSEGEPVLSDASLIDGGK; encoded by the coding sequence ATGGTTCGTCTCTCACTCCGACCGTTCGTGGTCGCGGCCTCGGTGGTCGCCGTCGTGACGCTGCTCGTGGGCTGCGCCGACGGGTCGACCGGCGCGGGCCGCGACCAGGGCCCGGTCCGCGGCGGCACGCTCGTGTACGCCACCGACCGCGAACCGACCTGCCTCGACCCGCACAACTCCGGGGACATGCCGCAGACGTACATCGCCAGGCAGTACCTGGACTCGCTCGTGTCGCTGCAGGAGGACGGCAGCGTGCAGCCGTGGCTCGCGTCCAGTTGGACGATCTCGGACGACGGCAAGCAGTACGACTTCACACTGAAGCAGGGCGTGCGGTTCACCGACGGCACCCCGTTCGACGCTCAGGCCGTGGTGGACAACTTCACGCAGATCCTCGACCCGGCGACGCAGTCCTCGACCGATCTGCTGTACTTGACGGGGTACTTCGACAAGGCCACCGCGATCAGTGACCACGTCGTCCGGGTCTCCCTGAAGCGGCCGTACTCCCCGCTCCTCGCCGCGCTGTCGCAGGCGTTCTTCGGCATGGAGTCGCCGAAGGCCATGGCACGGGGACTCGCCGCGAACTGCGAGTCGCCGGTCGGTACCGGGCCGTTCGAGGTCACGAAGTGGAACCACGAGCGGGACGTCGAACTGGTCCGGAACGACACGTACAACAGCGCGCCGGACGACGCGGAGCACCAGGGTCCCGCGTACCTGGACGGCATCACGTGGAAGTTCCTGAAGGACAACACCACCCGGTACGGCGCACTCAGCTCGGGCGAGGCGGACGTCATCTTCAACGTGCCGCCGGAGAGCGAGGGTCTGGCGAAGTCGGATCCGTCGATCGAGCTGCAGTCGTTCGTGCACTCGGGATCGCCGTTCAGCCTGGACATCAACACGCAGAGCGCGGTCTTCAGCGACATCCGCGTCCGCAAGGCGTTCGTGCACGCCTCGGACGCGAAGGAGGCCGTCGAGAGCGCCTACAACGGCGTGTTCCCGTACGAGGGCAACAACGTCTCCTCGGGCACACCGCACTACGACGCCGCGCACCACGAGCCCTTCCCGTACGACCCGGCAGCGGCGAAGGAACTCCTCGACGACGCCGGCTGGAACGGCCGTGACGCCGACGGCTACCGGACGAAGGACGGACGGACGCTCACGGTGAAGCTGCCGTACAACGCGGACTCCGCCGAGACCCCACCGGCGGACGTCACGATCCTGCAGGACATCCAGGCGATGGAGAAACGCGTCGGGATCAAGGTCGTGCTGCAGGCGCTCGACTCCTCCTCGATGAACGCCGTGTGGGGCGACCCGAAGGCCTACGACCTGCTCGGGAACTACTGGAACAGCCCGACCCCGCACGTCATGTACATCAAGTACTCGAAGGCGACCTACGACGTCGACAACGGGCAGAACTCGGCGTTCGCCTACGACGACGAACTCGACCGGCTGCTCATCGAGGGCACGGCGACGACCGACCCGGCGAAGCAGGCGACCGCGTACTCGAAGGCGCAGGCACTGCTGTCGTCCAAGGCCTGGTCGCTGCCGCTCTACCCGATCCAGACCCGCCTCGGGATCTCCGAGCGCGTCAGCGGCGTGTGGATCGAGCCGAGTGAGGGCGAGCCCGTCCTCTCCGACGCCTCCTTGATCGACGGAGGCAAGTGA
- a CDS encoding NtaA/DmoA family FMN-dependent monooxygenase (This protein belongs to a clade of FMN-dependent monooxygenases, within a broader family of flavin-dependent oxidoreductases, the luciferase-like monooxygenase (LMM) family, some of whose members use coenzyme F420 rather than FMN.) → MPKRLLLNVFEMNCVGHITHGLWRLPGNNRHRYTDIRYWTELARTAEAGQFDAVFIADVLGAYDVYGGSAAPALREGLQIPNNDPMLVVPAMAAVTEHLGFGITFSTSYEPPFAFARRMSTLDHLTNGRVGWNVVTSYLPNAARNFGLATEIPHHTRYEIADEYLEVLYQLWEGSWEDGAVLRDAERGIYTDPAKVHPIDHVGEHFRVAGPHLSEPSPQRTPTLFLATGSPAGIARAGRHAEVVFTGGHGVERTADAVRAAAESAGRDRDDVKFVTQAAVITAPTQRDVDDKVAQYRAFQSEEGPLIHGSVPFDALAHPRTRSVRDALDAEGVEGGERLVGRVALDQTVGELLDRVNEAWHGAFWAAGVPEAVTEQIEGWLDDDGIDGINLRQYHSFDTVRDFATHVTPLLRERGRLPERYTDGETLRQRVQGGGPSRLPSRHPAARHRRGVDARA, encoded by the coding sequence ATGCCGAAACGCCTGCTGCTCAACGTGTTCGAGATGAACTGCGTCGGCCACATCACCCACGGGTTGTGGCGCCTGCCCGGCAACAACCGGCACCGCTACACGGACATCCGGTACTGGACCGAGCTGGCGCGCACCGCCGAGGCCGGGCAGTTCGACGCGGTGTTCATCGCCGACGTCCTCGGGGCCTACGACGTGTACGGCGGCTCCGCTGCACCGGCGCTGCGCGAGGGGTTGCAGATCCCGAACAACGACCCGATGCTCGTGGTCCCGGCGATGGCGGCCGTGACGGAGCACCTCGGCTTCGGCATCACCTTCTCGACCAGCTACGAGCCCCCGTTCGCGTTCGCGCGACGGATGTCGACGCTCGATCACCTGACGAACGGCCGCGTCGGCTGGAACGTCGTCACGAGCTACCTCCCGAACGCGGCCCGCAACTTCGGCCTGGCGACCGAGATCCCGCACCACACCCGGTACGAGATCGCTGACGAGTACCTCGAGGTGCTGTACCAGCTGTGGGAGGGCTCCTGGGAGGACGGCGCCGTCCTTCGGGACGCCGAACGCGGGATCTACACCGACCCCGCGAAGGTCCACCCGATCGACCACGTCGGTGAGCACTTCCGGGTCGCCGGCCCGCACCTGTCCGAGCCGTCGCCGCAGCGCACCCCGACCCTGTTCCTGGCGACCGGTTCGCCGGCCGGCATCGCCCGCGCGGGCCGGCACGCCGAGGTCGTCTTCACCGGCGGGCACGGCGTCGAGCGCACCGCTGACGCCGTCCGCGCCGCCGCCGAGTCGGCAGGCCGTGACCGTGACGACGTCAAGTTCGTGACGCAGGCCGCCGTGATCACCGCGCCGACGCAGCGCGACGTGGACGACAAGGTCGCCCAGTACCGCGCGTTCCAGAGCGAGGAAGGCCCCCTCATCCACGGGAGCGTGCCCTTCGACGCCCTCGCGCACCCGCGCACCCGCTCCGTCCGGGACGCACTCGATGCCGAAGGGGTGGAGGGCGGCGAGCGGCTGGTCGGCCGCGTTGCCCTGGACCAGACCGTGGGAGAGCTCCTGGACCGGGTGAACGAGGCATGGCACGGCGCCTTCTGGGCTGCCGGTGTCCCCGAGGCCGTCACCGAACAGATCGAAGGCTGGCTGGACGACGACGGGATCGACGGCATCAACCTGCGGCAGTACCACTCGTTCGACACCGTGCGCGACTTCGCGACCCACGTCACCCCACTGCTGCGGGAACGCGGCCGGCTGCCCGAGCGGTACACCGACGGCGAGACGCTTCGCCAGCGCGTTCAGGGCGGCGGGCCGTCACGACTGCCGAGCCGCCACCCTGCGGCACGGCACCGCCGCGGAGTCGACGCCCGAGCCTGA
- a CDS encoding response regulator transcription factor, with amino-acid sequence MIRVAIVDDQQLIRTGFRLLLEAQPDIEVVGEAGDGGAGVRLVRALRPDVVLMDVRMPHVDGVTATAAIVEQVPETRVLVLTTFDLDEYAFGGLRAGASGFLLKDVSAAQLLDAVRSVAAGEAAVSPRVTRRMLELFGSVLPDDRPAGPDPLEPLTPRERDVLLAMARGLSNPEIAAHLVTSESTVKTHVGRVLGKLGLRDRVQAVIFAYEHGLVPRS; translated from the coding sequence GTGATCCGCGTCGCGATCGTCGACGACCAGCAACTCATCCGGACCGGGTTCCGGCTGCTGCTCGAGGCGCAACCCGACATCGAGGTCGTCGGTGAGGCCGGCGACGGCGGTGCGGGCGTGCGGCTCGTCCGTGCCCTGCGTCCGGACGTCGTGCTGATGGACGTCCGGATGCCCCACGTCGACGGCGTCACGGCGACGGCCGCGATCGTCGAGCAGGTCCCCGAGACCCGGGTGCTCGTGCTGACGACCTTCGACCTGGACGAGTACGCGTTCGGTGGCCTGCGTGCCGGGGCGAGCGGGTTCCTGCTGAAGGACGTGAGCGCCGCGCAGCTCCTCGACGCCGTCCGGTCCGTGGCAGCGGGCGAGGCCGCCGTCTCACCGCGGGTGACGCGCCGGATGCTCGAGCTCTTCGGCTCCGTGCTGCCGGACGACCGGCCGGCGGGTCCGGACCCGCTGGAGCCCCTGACCCCGCGGGAGCGCGACGTGCTGCTCGCGATGGCCCGCGGGCTGTCGAACCCCGAGATCGCCGCACACCTGGTGACGAGCGAGTCCACGGTCAAGACCCACGTCGGGCGGGTGCTCGGCAAGCTCGGGCTGCGCGACCGGGTGCAAGCGGTGATCTTCGCCTACGAGCACGGACTGGTGCCGCGGTCCTGA
- a CDS encoding histidine kinase codes for MTPADLAPGAVQDGAGGIALPDAPGRLRRFWARHPVLTDALLMVFWGAIEVLVAFRSAWQVDGSPAARLTVVVLVVIAVSGIPLRRTHSAATAVLGLASVVAMTWTEAGYSPVLFTVYAATVWWSRAAGWWTAAVATVLAAGATALRVWVIAPGSGGLADVLYPQPVAFLLAAVLIGINVANRRRYTQALIDRAHQLARERDQQAQLATAAERARIAREMHDIVSHSLTVMVRLAEGAAAGASAGSPAGASSGGGESAATAAMRGVADVGRGAMGDMRRMLGVLGGDGEPALAPQPGVHDVPQLVDRFRALGTPVALELVGVVPEDDALQLAVYRVVQEGLTNTARHAQHVRSVDVQVAASAIEVTVVVTDDGRTGGPARPDGSAHATTGSGRGLIGIDERIRALGGQVRAGSRDGTDGWQIRATIPVRTEDR; via the coding sequence GTGACCCCTGCCGACCTCGCCCCCGGTGCCGTCCAGGACGGCGCCGGGGGCATCGCCCTGCCCGACGCACCCGGCCGACTCCGGCGGTTCTGGGCGCGCCACCCGGTCCTGACCGATGCGCTGCTCATGGTCTTCTGGGGTGCGATCGAGGTGCTCGTCGCGTTCCGGAGTGCGTGGCAGGTCGACGGGAGCCCCGCCGCGCGGCTCACGGTCGTCGTCCTCGTGGTCATCGCCGTCTCGGGCATCCCGCTCCGGCGCACGCACTCGGCGGCGACGGCGGTGCTCGGGCTGGCGTCGGTCGTCGCGATGACGTGGACGGAAGCGGGGTACTCCCCGGTGCTCTTCACGGTCTACGCCGCGACCGTGTGGTGGTCGCGCGCCGCCGGCTGGTGGACGGCCGCGGTCGCCACGGTGCTGGCTGCCGGAGCCACGGCCCTCCGCGTCTGGGTGATCGCACCCGGATCCGGCGGGCTCGCCGACGTCCTGTACCCGCAGCCCGTGGCGTTCCTGCTCGCAGCGGTGCTGATCGGGATCAACGTCGCCAACCGTCGTCGCTACACGCAGGCCCTGATCGACCGCGCGCACCAGCTGGCCCGGGAGCGCGACCAGCAGGCGCAACTCGCCACCGCCGCGGAACGGGCCCGGATCGCGCGCGAGATGCACGACATCGTGTCGCACTCGCTGACCGTCATGGTGCGGCTGGCCGAGGGCGCGGCGGCCGGGGCCTCCGCTGGGTCTCCCGCCGGGGCGTCGTCCGGTGGGGGCGAGTCCGCAGCGACCGCGGCCATGCGCGGAGTCGCCGACGTCGGCCGCGGCGCGATGGGGGACATGCGCCGCATGCTCGGGGTGCTCGGCGGCGACGGCGAACCCGCGCTCGCGCCGCAGCCGGGCGTCCACGACGTCCCGCAACTCGTCGACCGGTTCCGTGCGCTGGGCACGCCCGTCGCCCTCGAACTCGTCGGCGTCGTCCCCGAGGACGACGCCCTGCAGCTCGCCGTGTACCGGGTCGTGCAGGAGGGCCTCACCAACACCGCCCGGCACGCGCAGCACGTCCGATCGGTGGACGTCCAGGTTGCCGCGTCCGCCATCGAGGTCACCGTGGTCGTCACCGACGACGGTCGGACGGGAGGCCCGGCTCGGCCCGACGGGTCGGCGCACGCCACGACGGGGTCGGGTCGAGGGCTCATCGGGATCGACGAGCGCATCCGCGCGCTGGGTGGGCAGGTTCGCGCGGGCTCCCGCGACGGCACCGACGGTTGGCAGATCCGGGCGACGATCCCGGTCAGGACGGAGGACCGGTGA
- a CDS encoding ABC transporter permease subunit — MSADTSNTLPRHDGAGSHSSGSQSSGIHFSGVLRSEWIKLRSLRSTAWTFLLLLVLPIGIGVLLAAFADTGRQGLSGDAARNALVQYSTSGTMLSVLIVAVIGALVVTGEYGTGMIRSSFAAVPRRSVALAAKAIVLAVVVFVTSAVSVWATAFITLPIAAGRNVEASLDASVAMPLLGASVYLTLIALLAFAVGVVLRSTAGAIACVLGLMLVAPVVVQLVQSFTGAEWLGTLTNLLPQNAGQPLMQFGTEVTSGWHDGVLALGGWSGFAVLLAWVVVASVTALALVEKRDA, encoded by the coding sequence GTGAGCGCGGACACGAGCAACACCCTGCCGCGGCACGACGGGGCCGGCAGCCACTCGTCCGGCAGCCAATCGTCCGGCATCCACTTCTCCGGCGTGCTGCGCTCGGAGTGGATCAAACTCCGCTCGCTGCGGTCGACGGCGTGGACCTTCCTGCTGCTGCTCGTCCTGCCGATCGGCATCGGCGTGCTGTTGGCGGCCTTCGCTGATACCGGCAGGCAGGGGCTCTCCGGCGACGCGGCGCGGAACGCCCTGGTGCAGTACAGCACGAGCGGCACGATGCTCTCGGTCCTGATCGTCGCGGTGATCGGCGCTCTCGTCGTCACCGGCGAGTACGGCACCGGCATGATCCGCTCGTCGTTCGCGGCGGTCCCGCGGCGGTCGGTCGCACTGGCGGCGAAGGCGATCGTCCTCGCCGTGGTCGTCTTCGTCACGAGTGCCGTCAGCGTGTGGGCCACCGCTTTCATCACCCTGCCGATCGCGGCGGGCCGGAACGTCGAGGCGTCGCTGGACGCGAGCGTCGCGATGCCGCTGCTCGGCGCCTCGGTCTACCTGACGCTCATCGCTTTGCTCGCCTTCGCGGTGGGGGTGGTGCTGCGGTCCACCGCCGGGGCGATCGCGTGTGTGCTCGGGCTGATGCTCGTCGCCCCGGTCGTCGTGCAGCTGGTGCAGTCGTTCACCGGAGCGGAGTGGCTCGGCACGCTGACCAACCTGCTGCCGCAGAACGCTGGGCAGCCGCTCATGCAGTTCGGCACCGAGGTCACCTCGGGATGGCACGACGGCGTCCTAGCCTTGGGGGGATGGAGCGGATTCGCGGTACTGCTGGCCTGGGTGGTCGTCGCTTCGGTGACGGCGCTCGCCCTGGTCGAGAAGCGGGACGCGTGA